ACAGATGTCCATGATAAATTTCGTCCATTTCGTTTCAGGAATTTCAAATCATGAAAATTctatggactatagcacatgaaaatcggtaaaatttgtatttacctattttggggcttgtttgaacttgaaaatgcgcccGTTTCCCCCGAGATGAACTGTATATATTGCCAACCTCTAaaaggacgtccatgaaaaactTTGTCTATTTCGTTTCAGGAAATATcggatcacaaaaatttcatggactatgGCACAAGAAAATCGCAAAATTTGCATTTACCTTCTTTGGGGCTCgttttaacttgaaaatatgTTTGTTTCCCCCGCGGGACAAATTGGATACATTGCCAACATCTTAATCATCgttcatgaaaatttttgacCATTTTATTTGGGAATTCTGGATCACAAAAACTCCATTGATTATAGCAGacgaaaataagaaaaatctgCATTTACCAGCTTGTGAGctttttaaacttgaaaatacgTTAGTTTTCCCCGCGGAACAAACTAAAACAATTTAAACATCTCAatggacgtccacgaaaaatttCAACCATTTCATTTTGGGAAttctatattataaaaattacatgGACTACAACACACAAAAATCGGCAAAATTTGCGTTTACCTACTTTGGAGCTCGTTTGAGCTTGAAAATGCGTCCGTTTTTCCCCTAGGACGAACTGGATACATTGCCAACGTCTTAACGCACGTCCACGAAAATTTTTGACCATTTCATTTCGAAAATTTCggataaaaaatttcatgaattatagcacacaaaaatcgataaaatcggTGTGTATTTgctttggagctcgtttgaacttaaaaatttGGTCATTTTCTCGACGAATTGAATAAATTGCCAacgtcttaatggacgtccataaaaaaaattagtccaTTTCGTTTTTGGGATTTCAGATTATAAAAATTCCATGAattataacacacgaaaatcaataaaatctaCATTTACTtgctttggggcttgtttgaacttgaaaatgtgtcAGTTTTTTCTGCGGGACAAACTGCATACATTTTAAACGTCTAAACGGgcgtccatgaaaattttcaacCGTTTCATTTTGGGAATTTTGGATCACAAAAGTTACATAGAATATACACACGAATAtcgataaaatttatgtttaccTTCTTTGGGGCTCGCTTGAACTCGAAAATGCGTCTGTTTTTCCTATGGGACAAACTGGATTTATTGCCAATGTCTTAATGGATGTAGTTGAAAAATTTCGGCCATTTCATTTTTGGAATTCCGGGTCACAAAAGTTCCAtggattatagcacacgaaCATCAGCAAAATTTTCGTTTACCTTCTTTAGGGCTCGCCTGAACTTGAAAATACGCCTGTTTTTTCCGCGGACGAGCTGAATACATTGccaacgtcttaacggacgtctatgaaaaattttgacCATTCATTTCCGGAGTTTCAGATCACAAAAattccatggactatagcacacgaaaattgataaaatgtgCATTTACCTGCTTAGgagcttgtttgaacttgaaaatgcgtctGTTTTCCCCGTGGGACAAACTCGATACATTACAACGTCTTAAcgaacgtccatgaaaaattttgattattttattttgggaatTCCGGATCACAAAGATTCCATTGACTATAGCaaacgaaaatcgataaaatatgCGTTCGtgtgctttggggctcgtttgaactttaaaatgcgcctattttttctcatagaacAAAATGGATACATTGCCATCGTCTGAAAGGAcctccatgaaaaatttcgtctattttattttgaaaatttcagatcataaaaatttcatggactatagcacactgAAATCAGCAAAAACTGTGTTTACGTGCTTGGggtttgtttgaacttgaaaatgcatacATTTTCCCCGCGGGATGAATTGGATACATTGACAACGTCTtcacggacgtccatgaaaatttttggccAATTCGTTTGAGGAATACCGGATCACAAAAATTCCACGGACTATAGCACACATAAATCGGTGAAATCtgtgtttattatttttggggcttgtttgaactttaaaatgagTCTGTTTTCCCCGTGAGACAAATTAGATACATTGACAATGCCTTaaggacgtccatgaaaaatttcggccATTTCATTTCGGGAATTCTGTATCACAAAAATTCCATGGATTATAGCAaacgaaaatcagcaaaattcgtttacctgctttggggctcgtttgaacttgaaaatgctcTCGTTTTACCCACGGGATGAACTAGATACATAGTcaacgtcttaacggacgtccatgaataATTTCGGCTTATTTCATTTATAGAATTTCGgatcataaaaatttcatggactatagtacacgaaaataggtaaaatatgcgtttacctgctttggggctcgtttgaacttgaaaatgcgctcGTTTTCCCCGTGGGATGAATTAGATACATTGCCAACGCCTTAACAGACGTCTATGAAAAATTTCGGCCATTTCGTTTTGGAAATCCGGATCATGAAAATTCCatgaactatagcacacgaaaatctgCTTTTACCTGCTTTggactcgtttgaacttgaaaatatgtCAGTTTTTCCTGCGTGAAGAACTGGATACAATGCCAACATCTTAATGGACgttcatgaaatttttttgcCATTTCGTTGCAAAAATTTCGGATCACAAAAATTCTATGGACTagagcacacgaaaatcggtaaaGTCTGCGTTTATCAGCTTTGGAATTCGTTTGTACTTGAAAATGCACATGCTTTCCCCGTGGAACCATTTGGATACATTACCAATATCTTTACGATGTTCATGAAATATTTCGGCcaattcattttgaaaattcggatcacaaaaatttcatgaacTAAAACAcgcgaaaatcgataaaatctgcgaacgtccataaaaaatttaaacaaaaataatatcaaaatttcgATTCAGCAAAAATCCATGAACTCTTAcaaatcacataaaaaatttaaattacattagATAAAACTTATGTCATAGACTcaacttaattatattaaaagaattgATTTACATCATTGACGTGAATAACCATCTTCCACACCAATTGAGATATTAAGGAGAACTGTAACTCAATTTGCAACATATGCAAAGATGGGACAAAAAAAGAACACTAATTATCCCTTAGGAGACAACTCAATCCCAGCCGTTAAAATAATCTCTTAGGAAATCGATGATGATTCTACAGCCCAATAATCCGGCATCTTCTATCAAAACAGTAGCTTTATGCTTCATGTTCACCATTTAAAATTTAGGGGAAGACTAATGTCAAATGATCTTTAgcttatttttttactttctgCAGAACTGAAAACACCCCAACTATGTTATTTATAGAttgtataattgtttttgaataaagaaatacaagtgGAGTTTTCTGGTTTTTGAATTGACTAGGGAAGGGATTCTAGGTGAACACAAATCAACAAAACCAATGATTCTGTTTATGTTGAGCTTTCATTTTCTTTGAAGTTGATTTTTGTTGTTGGGGTTGTTGTTTTATGTTGTTTGACTTCAATTTAAGCAAcccctttctttctttctcttaaagttgtcttttttttttttttggaaattgtAACTGTAATGGACTTTGTTTCTTCATCTGTGTTGCTCAAGAATGCTTGGAAGTGAAGAATTTGAATTGACCTTGAATGGGTATGGCAAAAAGATTATATCTTTTGAGGTTGAAGAGGAAAAAGTATGGAGTTTTGCTTAGAGTTCTTTTTAGTTTATGGTTCATCCTTGAAGGGATTTGCCCAGTAATGGGTGTCAGGCCTCTCAGAGAAAGATATCGTTCGTGGGGAGATGAGGTTAGTATTGGAGTTACATTTTGTATCTGCACTTCCTTGTGTAATTTGTGCCTTCTAAGGATCAATTATCTGGTATTGGAGTGAAATTGGTCCAACTAGTAGAAAGAGTACAGCCTAACAGCTCAATGGAGTATCTGACAGTAAAGATTGCtactttaattttgaattatgtattatttgttgttgctattgttctGTTCCCCAGTATTGTTACTGTACATATTTATTGTTtgttatgctttacttgagctGAGGGTCTACCGGAGACAGCCTCTTTGCCTTCACAAGGGAGTAGGGGTAAGGTTGCGTAAGATCATCCTCCCCAAACATAACTTGTGGGATTACAATGGGtttgttgttattgtattaAAAACTGAAACTTTACTCATTCAAGTGCTCAAGTGATAAAGTGCAAATTGTGTTAGCTAGCTGGTGAAAGGAATTCCAAGCTATTTGCTTAACCTGTATCTGATAGGTTTAGTGCTTCATACTTTATACATCTTACCAAACACAAGTCAGTTTCTCATGCATAAGAGCAATGATGGATTTATATTTTGGAAATTGTACAATGAGGAGATATGGCAATGAAATGATATAACTAGCAAGAAATAATATGCTATTATGTGTCCCCTTTTTTAATAAGGAACTTGCTCTTATGAATATACTTCATTATCGTGAGAAAACACGGAATAAGGTAGGATTTTCTACGGACTGTTTCATGTTTATACCTAGAGCCAAGATATCTGTCACTCCAATCAATGCTGGacaccaaaaagaaaatcaggGATGACGAAATGGCTGGATAAGTTCAGTTAATGAGATACGAAAATATTACTGGATAATTCAGTAAATGAGATATGAAATTATTCTGACACCTAGTTAAGACTGGATATCAAAAGTTCACTAGGAAACTGTATTGAATCAAGTTCGACGCTAGCTATATTTGATTTCTTGGTGATTAAGATCAAGGTTACTATCCTAATTCAGTTATAACTTCTTGGAGCTCATCGCTAGAATTGGATAAGTCATGTTATGTGTTCTCCCTGCTGTTCATGCCTAACCATTAATTATATCCTTATTGTTGTTGCAGTGGCTTCTGGTAAGAAAGGATGAGAATGAATTGGGGCCTTTTTCTGCTTGGAATATAACAGGAACTTACAGAGGTTTGTACAGTGGGATGTTTTAGTGCATTGCTGATATTATAAATGAGTGTGGAAGAAAACTTTCGTGTTGCTCtactctatattttttttaaaaagaagccTTCCTGTTGTTCTTCCTTCACTCGTATGCAATATGGGGATAAAACTTTAAAGTGATTGAGTAGGACTCATCAAACACAACATAACAGAAAATTCACGATCACTTCAATTACTAAACTCAGTTGCTGCTTCGGTCTTGAATCTAATTATACCCTCTCCTCGATATTTGAACTGCAGGGTCTTGGAGGTTCCTAGATTCAACAAATAGCTCTTCCAGGTTTCCTGATTTTAGGAAGTCCAATGGCAATtcagtccttgagttgataagtaaTCCAACAAAAATAACTGGTGTACATTATATTCAGGTAATCCTGTCATCATTAAATAAGTGAATTTCTTTATGAAATGCTATGTTAACTCCCTGTTCTCTGCACAAGTACTTGTCTCAAACTTATTAATTGTCTATGTCATGTGTCCCAATAGAGAACAATGTGCAGAAAGTTAAACTAAACTGCATTTTACTTTTAGTCTTTTGGTGTAATCAGTTATACTCTAATGACACTATCTCTATTATTGATGTGTTAGACTCAATTTAGACGTAGAGAAGTGAAATCAGGAGTAGACTTGTATATAAGGTTACAGTAGGACCCTTGTACTGTTTTGTGATATAATTCAAAGTTaccaagttcaaaaaaaaatgtcatgtgCCCCAATaggttttttgaattttaaattgatGACTGGGTAGTTTACTTCTCTTTCTATATCGAGAGAGCATCTATCATAAGTCATACCTAGACTTGCAGCATGCCATGCTTGTTTTATTGGACTTTACTTTGCTTTTCAAATAAAGCATGATGTTTCCAAACAAAAGTTGCAATTGACTGTATGTTAGtagaaaacatattttttgtAAGGTTTTCTATTTTTGGTATACATCTTGTGTAGTGGTGAGTTTATCCCTTTATTAAAAAGATCTTATTTTTCTAGAACTTCTTTTGTCAAAAATCAAACTGAACATATATCCATAATCATATGGTAAATGTGAAAAATTGCATGTTCCTCATGAAGGCGCTAATCAATGATAGCATAGGTCCAGGCATGAATGAAATTAGACATTTATGCAGAAAGTTTTAGTTagtttttgtttcatttttaggAAGTTCCTCCGAACCCCCTTCGGCGTAAGATTACACTGTTTATTAGGCATTTCATCTTTCTTAGATGATGATACTTTCAGATGCAGAAATTGTACATTTCTATGGTTTAATCTTTATTTGATCTCATTTCCCAAACAACAGGGTGCAATAATTTTCCATGATGTGTTTGACAATGAACATGGAGTTGGTGCTGCACAAATAAGGGTAGAAGGTGTATATATATGGCCATTTAGACAACTTCGAATGGTAGCTTACAGGTACTAGTTCTTATTTGGTACCTAAGCTGAAAGGAAATTTGTAACACCGTCGTAGGAAATTTCTAGCTTACAGGTACTGGTTCTTAAGATGCTACAGTCCTTTTATTCTGCCGAATGATTCAAAATGGTATTTATAATATAAGAGAATGGATGTCTAGGATGGGTGTCTTTGCTGAGTTTCAAGCACTCTTAAGTAATTCATACCAGAAATTTACATTTGTTACAATAGTTGCTAAAGTCCTTATCTCATGCTTAAGAATTccaatttaagtttttttttttcggGAATTGTCACTCAAGTTACTAAATCTTGTGTTCTTCAGAAAATGGAATTGAAATTTTAGATATTGGTTCCACATCACTTAACATTCCTGCAGATGCTACTGTCATGTGCTTTGTCAACTCATAGTTCTGCTTTTAATTTGCAGTGGCAAAGATGGTGAGTTTGGACAGGAAGACGATTATCTATTATCAAATCCATATCACTTGGTATTAATTACAACAATATGTCATTTGTCCTCAGCATGGATTATTGAGTATAGCTTTGACATGACTCCTGATGATCATCTGTTACAATGAGTTCTGCTGCTGCTTGAATCACTTGACATACTTTAAATTTCTTCAGCAGTGTTACATGCTTTATATTTGAAGAGCATAATGCTTGAATACCATTAAGAATTTGACATGCTTTGACTTTAGTATATGATATTTTGGTAATGGTATaacaaatttcaaaacttttctCTTCTACTTTCTTAGGGCTCCGTTTGTCTACTGTATGTCTCTTTCTTTAAATTAATCTACCGGGAGTAGCTTTCTGTTAACATTTGAAACTTTAGCACATGTTTGGATACTCATAAGTAGAATTCCCTTTCAAAGTGGAGATGATGAGTGGGGATTATGAATGCTATTCATACCTTTTCTGATGGGCTTCCTTTCCCCCTATCCTTTTCTATTCCCTTCcttttttgttgtttcaaaAAGGTTTTTGTGTATTCCATTCTTCCTGTGATAAGAGATTCACATGTTGAAGAAAAATGACCATTATATCTGGATAgccttcttttttcttttttctccattttacCATGTACGAAAATAGATGCTTTTGCTGTCCGGTTTAGCTTCTTCGTAATCAAAATAGCAGAAAATGAGGGCTGCTCTTAATCTTTGTTCTTCCACAGCGGCAGCTAATTACCATCAGATATCTCATATTCTATGGTAATCAAATTGAAATTATTCGGGAAAGATAAAAAGGAGGCTCTTTATCAGGAATTTCTTGTGTTCCGTAATGGCTATAATGCTTACTTCAGATGTACATCCCTTTCATGTGACAATAATATGTACATCCCTTTCATGTGACAATAATATGTACATCCCTTTCATGTGACAAGAATTCGAGTTTAAGACTATCAAGATTTATGTCATTGAAAAATGACTTGCTTTATCTTTGTTGACAGCTTGGAGTTTTCTCCTCCCAGATATTCCAGGAGTCTTCTCGAGataaaatttggaaaaagaaacactgtaataatttatttatgtttcaacATTTATCCAGTTTAATGTTTTAGCTCCTAAGCTAACTTATGTATCTTTTTGTTCCTGCAGCACCGTTTTATGAGATGGAGAAAAATTGTAATATAGAAATTGCTGCACAAGTTGCTCGTGTCTCATCCTCCTCAAATGGTACTTGGCTTTCTTATTTACCTTTCACCTTTGATACGACTCGAGCATCAAGAGGGACTTTCTTCTCTGGTTCATTTGGCTTTCATATATGCTTCcaaattcatttatttcatgaactctgttttatataatttttactcCAATAATCATCAAGTAAGGATTTTTTAAATAAGGTTAGGTCAATCATTAAGAAAGGATTTTTGTCATTACTCTTTCAGGTCTCGGGTATTTTAGCTTTTGAGGCCTATAAATGTTCTAAAGTCGATTTGACAAGCTACTTCTTACGTATTCCTTCAGGATCTTCATATGCTTTTCTGCAGCTTAGTGTATCATGATGCAGTTTGCCCAAACAGAGAGAGTGCTGATACCATGTTAAGAAATGGATCTTGagcctaactcaaccccaaaatctAGCTCAAGAGTGTTATATAAAGAGACCACCCATTCCCTTCACCACAATATGGGACTTCTTCACATTTTCTTTGTTCCATTTTAATGCATATCTTGATTCAGTATTCAACTTATCCATAAGTTTGTGCAAAATATCAGGAACAAGtgatttattttcctttctcAGATGGAGCTCGTGACCATTATCAACTAGAAGGATTGATAGAGAGCCCTTCAGTGGATGCTGACGGGGACTGTTTCTCACCGATGCTTTTGAATGCTACTTCTGTCAATATAGAGGTTTACTACAACAAAGCGGTGAACTACACATTGATGGTCACATTTGTATCCTACAACACTTCTCACTTTTATTCATATCATTTTTGTAACAGATATCGCTTTGTCTGGATTCTTTAACTTCCTGATCCACCAGATATCTTTTCTGCAAGTGCTCCTTCTGATTCGACAAATGGAACATAGCAACACCCAATCAGTAGGActacctctctctctctctctctccccccccccccccccccccccNNNNNNNNNNNNNNNNNNNNNNNNNNNNNNNNNNNNNNNNNNNNNNNNNNNNNNNNNNNNNNNNNNNNNNNNNNNNNNNNNNNNNNNNNNNNNNNNNNNNNNNNNNNNNNNNNNNNNNNNNNNNNNNNNNNNNNNNNNNNNNNNNNNNNNNNNNNNNNNNNNNNNNNNNNNNNNNNNNNNNNNNNNNNNNNNNNNNNNNNNNNNNNNNNNNNNNNNNNNNNNNNNNNNNNNNNNNNNNNNNNNNNNNNNNNNNNNNNNNNNNNNNNNNNNNNNNNNNNNNNNNNNNNNNNNNNNNNNNNNNNNNNNNNNNNNNNNNNNNNNNNNNNNNNNNNNNNNNNNNNNNNNNNNNNNNNNNNNNNNNNNNNNNNNNNNNNNNNNNNNNNNNNNNNNNNNNNNNNNNNNNNNNNNNNcccccccccccccccccccccccccctctcttATAAAGCCTAGAGTGACATGTGATACCATTTTTCTAGGGAGCTGCAAAAGTTTCAATTCTGATGATTGGACAACAGGCTATCATGGATGCTTATCTTTGTCTTTTGCATCTGACCGCAGGGATACTTGTTGGTAAGTGATAAGTGCTGTTGCCTTAGTAATCCCAGCTAGTACATATTCATTTACTGATTTCTCTGCAAGTTAATCATATACCTTGTTATCAgtttttagtttgattttataTGGAACATTGAGGTAGCATCTAGCATTATACGTTTATACATGAACATTATTAGGATCATGTTAACAACATTCTTCTGCTTTGTCACTTTTAGAAGTAGCACTGTCAGAAGTTTATGTCGACAGttcttcaaaagaattttacaTTCTTAGCATGTACACTATTTTCTGGTAGCAAACTTATGTTGTTGAATATTGTCAAGCCCTACATTGGGTCTCAAGTATtacttttatgtaatttttctgTTCAGAGAAGTCTCTCCGTACTTCTATTCATTTCTTGCTCTCGGTTAATCAGTGTTTGAAGTAAAAGCTGGTCACTTCTTTCTTGGCACTGTTCATCCTTCcctttctttcattcttttgcAGAATCCCTTTTCAATGCTTTTGCAACTGCTGCGTTCTTCAAGTTTGTTGTGTTCTCGATCTTTGAGATGAGATATCTACTTGCTATATGGAAGGCAAATAGGCCCATGAATAGCGGAGAGGGTTGGGAAGCAATGAGGCGTGAATTGTCAGTACTTTACAGCCGTTTCTGTAAGTATCTTTTACTTGAGGTGGACTTGTACCGAAACAGTCAACAGAATCAGCAAGTGAATAGTTGCTTACGACACATGCCTATATTACCAATATGCAGGCTGCTATTGAAAGGGTAGTTAGatgttaaaatcaaataatttatctGAGTTTACTGTTTCCAAGTCTTTCTTTGTTCAATTTGCTTGTGGATATGCTAATGAATTAATCACTTTCTTCTACCTATTTTCCCCATTTTTGTTTGGGGTATCTAAAGGCTGTAATTCAGTATCtataattatttacttaattaaaaaaaaaaacaaaactggGCTACACAATTTGGGAACTTTTGATATAACAGAATGATCCTGAGAAGGCTTCAGTGTCTGAACTGTAGAAAAGAAAGCAACAAGGGAAAAATAACAGTGTTCAACATAGAACGAGCTTTGCTCTTAGACAGGCTCCAAAGAAAATGCAATTGGTATCTACTTGgcaaatcatatagaaaatcTAAATTATACTATTTAAGCAGGAGTATTATGCCGTTATGCCATTCTAACATCACTTAACATAGTGAACTAAAGTTCTTCATTTCCACCGGGTCAATTCAATGTCTTTCTCCTTTCAAAGTTGGGCCACTTCTGTTGCATTAGCAATTAGTCATAAATAATCTGCTTacatttaccttttcttttttctgaatCTTTTGCAGATGGGATCCTTTTAGGCGGACTGTTGTTCATGTATGAGTTTCACAAGTTTCTGCGCCCTATTCTTCTACTTTTGCACTCATTTTGGATACCTCAAATTGTAACTAATGTCATTCGTGACTCAAGAAAACCATTGCA
This portion of the Solanum pennellii chromosome 12, SPENNV200 genome encodes:
- the LOC107007657 gene encoding transmembrane E3 ubiquitin-protein ligase FLY2-like, with amino-acid sequence MGMAKRLYLLRLKRKKYGVLLRVLFSLWFILEGICPVMGVRPLRERYRSWGDEWLLVRKDENELGPFSAWNITGTYRGSWRFLDSTNSSSRFPDFRKSNGNSVLELISNPTKITGVHYIQGAIIFHDVFDNEHGVGAAQIRVEGVYIWPFRQLRMVAYSGKDGEFGQEDDYLLSNPYHLLGVFSSQIFQESSRDKIWKKKHSPFYEMEKNCNIEIAAQVARVSSSSNDGARDHYQLEGLIESPSVDADGDCFSPMLLNATSVNIEVYYNKAVNYTLMVTFISFLQVLLLIRQMEHSNTQSGAAKVSILMIGQQAIMDAYLCLLHLTAGILVESLFNAFATAAFFKFVVFSIFEMRYLLAIWKANRPMNSGEGWEAMRRELSVLYSRFYGILLGGLLFMYEFHKFLRPILLLLHSFWIPQIVTNVIRDSRKPLHPHYILGMTITRLAIPFYVFGCPHNFMRIEPDKNWCICLGVFIALQASILLLQHYLGSRWFIPRQILPDKYNYYRRFDQGANHATDCVICMTAIDHTQRSNNCMVTPCDHFFHSGCLQRWMDIKMECPTCRRPLPPA